The DNA region AGGCTGAGTTTTTAGGATTTTCTACCTTAGTATTAACAACTAAATTTTCAAGTCTCACACCCCATTTTTCCGCCTTATAAATCCCCGGTTCTATGGAGGTAAGCATACCTTCTTTAGCCCTTGTTTTTTCAAGCACAGGAGCAAAGTATGAAAGCACTTGCGGACCCTCGTGAACATTTAAAAAATAGCCCACTCCGTGTCCTGTTCCGTGAATATAATCAAGCTGCTCCTCCCACAAAGGCTGCCTTGTAATAGCATCAAGTAAAGGCATAGCAATATTTTTAGGAAAAATTGCTCTAGAAATGGCAATATGTGCCTTTAAGACAAGAGTGTAATCGTGAATTTGCTCCTCACACAAAACACCCACAGGCACAACCCTAGTAATGTCTGTCGTGCCATTTTTATACTGCCCCCCAGAATCGATAAGCAAAAAGCCGTCTCCCTCAATATCTAAGCAGTTTTGCCTCTCTGCTTTATAATGTGGAAAAGCACCATTGCCCTTAAAAGCTGCTATGGTCGCAAAGCTATTACTAATATAAAAAGGACTTTTAGCTCTAAATTCCGTAATGCGCGTATCTATATCGACTTCATTAATTTTTTGCTTTTGTTCTAAAGCCTCTTCAAGCCACGCAAAAAAACGACACAAAGCCACGCCATCTTCTACCATCGCATCTTCTATGTGAGAAATTTCCCTTGCACCTTTAACCGCCTTTAAATGTGTGCTAGGATTAATCTCCTCTACAAGCTTAACGCTAGAATTTAAAGCTTCCACAAGTAAGGCTGTCATTCTAGTTGGCTCAATCAATAAGGTTGTATTTTCCAAGCTTTTTAACTCTTTAATGACACTCTCATAAGCACAAATTAAAATTCCCTCACTCTTAAGCTCTTCTTTTAAAGCACTAGAAATTTTACCCTCATCGACAAAAAGCAAAGTTTCATTTTGTTTAATTAATAAATGACTTAAAAACACAGGATTATACTCTACATCCGCACCCCTTAAATTTGTAAGATAAGCAATATCATCAAGACTTGAGATGAGATGATTTTCCGCTCCTAATTCACACATTTTTTGACGGACTAAAGCTATTTTTTCTTTAGCACTTAAGGCACAATATGCCTTTTCGTGAGCGTAAATTTGAGCCTTAGGTAAAGAGGGGCGATCACTCCACATTAAGGCGATTAAATCGCAATGCTTAAGTGTGCAAAAGTCCTCTAGCTCTTTCTTAAGAGCTAGATTAAGCACGGCAAAATCACTGCCTAAAATTTGACCTTGTTTTAAATTTTTCTTAAGCCAATTTTGAAAAGTGTTTTCTTTATCTTGCTTTTGCAAAACTACACCACTTCCCTCAAGCTGCTTTTGTGCCTGAAGCCAATAACGCCCATCAACCCATAAATACGCTTCTTTTTGTGTGAAAACTAAAGTCCCCACAGAGCCTTGAAAGCCACTTAAATAATCCTTAACTTTATAATAATCACTTAAATACTCGCTCAAATGCGGATCAGCACTCACGACAAGATAGGCATCTAAGCCCTTTTCTTGCATAGCTTCGCGTAATTTTCCTACCCTTTTTGCAAAGATATTCATCTTTTTCCCTTTAATTTTCTAATTTTTTCACAAAATTTTTAAAAACTAAAAGCACCGCAGCCACAGCAAATAAAATCCACACACATTGATAAAATAAATCAGGTAAAGTTGCTAAATTTTCTTCATTAGCGTGTCCTCCTATAAGCCCCGCTAAAACATTACCCACTGAAATGCTTACAAACCAAAGTCCCATAACTTGCGATTTTATAGCACCCGGAGCGATCTTAGTCATAATGGACAAGCCCACAGGAGAAAGACAAAGCTCACCAAGCGTTAAAAACAAAAAGCTAGCCACAATCC from Campylobacter upsaliensis includes:
- a CDS encoding aminopeptidase P family protein, whose protein sequence is MNIFAKRVGKLREAMQEKGLDAYLVVSADPHLSEYLSDYYKVKDYLSGFQGSVGTLVFTQKEAYLWVDGRYWLQAQKQLEGSGVVLQKQDKENTFQNWLKKNLKQGQILGSDFAVLNLALKKELEDFCTLKHCDLIALMWSDRPSLPKAQIYAHEKAYCALSAKEKIALVRQKMCELGAENHLISSLDDIAYLTNLRGADVEYNPVFLSHLLIKQNETLLFVDEGKISSALKEELKSEGILICAYESVIKELKSLENTTLLIEPTRMTALLVEALNSSVKLVEEINPSTHLKAVKGAREISHIEDAMVEDGVALCRFFAWLEEALEQKQKINEVDIDTRITEFRAKSPFYISNSFATIAAFKGNGAFPHYKAERQNCLDIEGDGFLLIDSGGQYKNGTTDITRVVPVGVLCEEQIHDYTLVLKAHIAISRAIFPKNIAMPLLDAITRQPLWEEQLDYIHGTGHGVGYFLNVHEGPQVLSYFAPVLEKTRAKEGMLTSIEPGIYKAEKWGVRLENLVVNTKVENPKNSAYGEFLYFKPVTLCPFELSCIDVNLLDEKEKKWLNAYHQKVKEKLAPRLQDEPKALKWLETRTKAI